Proteins encoded together in one Felis catus isolate Fca126 chromosome B3, F.catus_Fca126_mat1.0, whole genome shotgun sequence window:
- the INSM2 gene encoding insulinoma-associated protein 2, with protein sequence MPRGFLVKRTKRTGGSYRVRLAERIFPLLGPQGAPPFPEEASSAPQPGAEQVAPPTLEEAAACELSGSSCQAARVSPGEGGQEGAAEWRADGREGPGPSPSPTKPAGVELRRAFLERCLSSPVSAESFPGGAAAVAAFSSSAAPAAAPTSGEQFLLPLRAPFPEPEFHPDPAPLSVTLQGLKRAAGNERRAKAPPACASGPAAAGVKKPKAMRKLSFADEVTTSPVLGLKIKEEEPGAPSRGLGGSRTPLGEFICQLCKEQYADPFALAQHRCSRIVRVEYRCPECDKVFSCPANLASHRRWHKPRPAAANAATVSSADGKPPPSSASPDSGAVASFLAEGKENSRAEQTADQHLQARDSSRAEQHQDSAPHPGLQVSHPEPPLPQVPYTEGMLGRRVPGPGSASGVGGPEIFMCPYCHKKFRRQAYLRKHLGTHEAGSARALAPGFGSEHGAPLAFACPLCGAHFPSADIRDKHRLWHAVREELLLPALAGAPPEAQSPGGASDGSAQQIFSCKHCPSTFFSSPGLTRHINKCHPSESRQVLLLQMPLRPGC encoded by the coding sequence ATGCCGAGGGGCTTCCTGGTAAAGCGAACTAAACGGACAGGGGGCTCCTACCGAGTGCGCCTAGCTGAGCGGATCTTCCCACTGCTGGGGCCCCAGGGGGCGCCGCCCTTCCCCGAGGAGGCTTCCAGTGCTCCCCAGCCAGGTGCGGAGCAGGTGGCACCCCCCACTCTGGAGGAGGCGGCAGCCTGCGAGCTGTCGGGGTCGTCCTGTCAGGCGGCTAGGGTGAGCCCAGGGGAGGGCGGGCAGGAAGGTGCTGCGGAGTGGAGGGCGGATGGCAGGGAGGGCCCcgggcccagccccagccccaccaagCCGGCGGGCGTGGAGCTGCGCCGGGCATTCCTGGAGCGCTGCCTCAGCTCACCCGTCTCTGCAGAGTCCTTCCCCGGGGGTGCCGCCGCGGTGGCTGCTTTCTCCAGCTCGGCGGCGCCAGCAGCTGCACCGACCTCCGGGGAGCAGTTCCTGCTGCCGCTCCGGGCACCATTCCCAGAGCCAGAGTTCCATCCAGACCCTGCGCCCCTCTCGGTCACCCTGCAAGGCCTAAAGCGGGCCGCTGGCAACGAGCGCCGTGCCAAGGCACCTCCGGCCTGCGCGTCTGGACCCGCGGCCGCCGGAGTCAAGAAGCCAAAGGCCATGAGGAAGTTGAGCTTCGCAGATGAAGTGACCACGTCCCCTGTTCTGGGCCTGAAGATCAAGGAGGAGGAGCCCGGAGCACCGTCCAGGGGCCTGGGGGGCAGCCGCACGCCACTGGGGGAGTTTATCTGCCAGCTATGCAAGGAGCAGTACGCGGACCCCTTCGCTCTGGCTCAGCACCGCTGCTCCCGCATCGTACGCGTCGAATACCGCTGCCCTGAGTGCGACAAGGTCTTCAGCTGCCCTGCGAACCTCGCCTCCCATCGCCGTTGGCACAAGCCCCGTCCCGCAGCGGCAAATGCTGCCACAGTCTCTTCAGCCGACGGAAAGCCACCTCCTTCCTCAGCCTCCCCAGACTCTGGGGCTGTTGCATCTTTCTTGGCGGAGGGGAAGGAGAACAGCCGGGCAGAGCAAACGGCGGATCAGCACCTGCAGGCGAGGGACAGCTCCAGGGCGGAGCAGCACCAGGACAGCGCCCCACACCCGGGCCTCCAGGTGTCCCACCCCGAGCCACCGCTGCCTCAGGTCCCCTACACGGAGGGGATGTTGGGGCGCCGGGTGCCTGGGCCAGGCAGTGCCAGTGGTGTCGGGGGACCCGAGATCTTCATGTGCCCATATTGCCACAAAAAGTTCCGTCGCCAAGCCTATCTGCGCAAGCACCTAGGCACTCACGAGGCAGGCTCTGCTCGTGCACTTGCCCCGGGCTTTGGCTCTGAACACGGTGCCCCGCTCGCCTTCGCTTGCCCGCTGTGCGGGGCCCACTTCCCTTCCGCAGACATCAGGGACAAGCACCGGTTGTGGCACGCGGTCCGTGAGGAGCTGCTCCTGCCTGCTCTGGCTGGGGCCCCCCCTGAAGCTCAAAGCCCAGGCGGGGCATCCGACGGGAGTGCTCAGCAAATTTTCTCGTGCAAACACTGCCCGTCCACTTTTTTTAGCTCCCCGGGGCTGACCCGGCACATAAATAAGTGCCACCCCTCAGAAAGTCGGCAGGTACTGCTGCTGCAGATGCCGTTGCGGCCTGGCTGTTGA